The Sorex araneus isolate mSorAra2 chromosome 5, mSorAra2.pri, whole genome shotgun sequence genome has a segment encoding these proteins:
- the MAGOH gene encoding protein mago nashi homolog, which translates to MESDFYLRYYVGHKGKFGHEFLEFEFRPDGKLRYANNSNYKNDVMIRKEAYVHKSVMEELKRIIDDSEITKEDDALWPPPDRVGRQELEIVIGDEHISFTTSKIGSLIDVNQSKDPEGLRVFYYLVQDLKCLVFSLIGLHFKIKPI; encoded by the exons ATGGAGAGTGATTTTTATCTGCGGTACTACGTGGGTCACAAGGGAAAATTCGGTCACGAATTCCTGGAATTTGAGTTCCGGCCAGACG GGAAATTGAGATATGCCAACAACAGCAATTACAAAAACGATGTCATGATCCGGAAAGAG GCTTACGTACATAAAAGTGTAATGGAGGAACTGAAGAGAATCATCGATGACAGTGAAATTACCAAGGAGGATGATGCGCTGTGGCCACCTCCTGACCGCGTGGGCCGACAG gaactTGAGATTGTCATTGGAGACGAACACATCTCTTTTACAACATCAAAAATTGGTTCTCTTATTGATGTCAATCAGTCCAA GGATCCGGAAGGCTTACGAGTATTTTATTACCTTGTTCAGGATCTGAAGTGTTTGGTCTTCAGTCTTATTGGATTGCACTTCAAGATTAAGCCAATCTAA
- the CZIB gene encoding CXXC motif containing zinc binding protein: protein MGKIALQLKATLENVTNLRPVGEDFRWFLKMKCGNCGEVSDKWQYLRLMDSVALKGGRGSASMVQKCKLCARENSIEILSSTIKPYNAEDNEKFKTIVEFECRGLEPVDFQPQAGFAAEGVESGTAFSDINLQEKDWTDYDEKAQESVGIYEVTHQFVKC from the exons ATGGGG AAGATCGCGCTGCAGCTCAAGGCCACGCTGGAGAACGTGACCAACCTCCGGCCGGTGGGCGAGGACTTCCGCTGGTTCCTGAAG ATGAAATGTGGCAACTGCGGCGAGGTCTCCGACAAGTGGCAGTACCTTAGGCTGATG GACAGTGTGGCCCTGAAGGGAGGCCGAGGCAGCGCCTCCATGGTCCAGAAGTGCAAGCTGTGTGCGAGGGAAAACTCCATAG AGATTCTGAGCAGCACCATCAAACCGTACAAT GCTGAAGACAATGAGAAGTTTAAGACGATCGTGGAGTTTGAGTGCCGGGGCCTGGAGCCAGTGGATTTCCAGCCCCAG GCTGGCTTTGCTGCCGAAGGCGTGGAATCCGGGACGGCCTTCAGTGACATTAATCTGCAGGAGAAG GACTGGACTGATTATGACGAAAAAGCTCAGGAGTCGGTGGGAATCTATGAGGTCACCCACCAGTTTGTGAAGTGCTGA
- the CPT2 gene encoding carnitine O-palmitoyltransferase 2, mitochondrial isoform X2 has translation MIVNSGPWFDMYLTARDSIVLNFNPFMAFNNDPKSEYNDQLIRATNMTVSALRFLKTLRADLLEPEVFHLNPAKSDTDTFKKLIRYVPSSLSWYGAYMVNAYPLDMSQYFRLFNSTRVPKPSRDELVTDDKARHLLVLRKGHFYVFDVLDQEGNILSAPEIQAHLKFILSDNSPAPEFPLSYLTSENRDVWAELRQKLLSAGNDAALRKVDSAVFCLCLDDARMTDLVHLSHNMLHGDGTNRWFDKSFNLILAADGTAAVNFEHAWGDGVAVLRFFNEVFKDSTQKPAITPQSQPARTDSASAVQKLNFQLNDTLKTGISSAKKKFEATMKTLTIDCIQFQRGGKEFLKQQKLSPDSVAQLAFQMAFLRQYGQTVATYESCSTAAFKHGRTETIRPASIFTKRCAEAFVKAPAKHSTAELQQMLAECSKYHNQLTKEAAMGQGFDRHLFALRCLAAARDTSLPELYQDPAYKQINHNILSTSTLASPAVNLGGFAPVVPDGFGVGYAVHDNWIGCNVSSYPSRNAREFLHCVQKALEDIFDALEGKAIKT, from the exons gCCCTTGGTTTGATATGTACCTAACTGCCCGAGACTCTATTGTCCTGAACTTTAATCCATTTATGGCGTTCAACAATGACCCAAAGTCTGAGTACAATGACCAGCTTATCCGGGCAACCAACATGACGGTCTCTGCCCTCCGGTTTCTGAAGACACTCCGGGCTGACCTTCTGGAGCCAGAAGTGTTCCACCTGAACCCGGCCAAGAGCGACACCGACACCTTCAAGAAACTCATCCGCTACGTGCCGTCCTCGCTGTCCTGGTATGGTGCCTACATGGTCAATGCTTACCCCCTGGACATGTCTCAGTATTTCCGCCTTTTCAACTCAACCCGTGTGCCCAAGCCCAGTCGGGATGAACTTGTCACGGACGACAAGGCCCGGCACCTCCTGGTCCTCCGCAAAGGACATTTCTACGTCTTTGATGTCCTGGATCAAGAAGGCAATATTCTGAGCGCCCCGGAGATTCAGGCTCACCTGAAGTTCATTCTCTCCGACAACAGCCCTGCCCCCGAGTTCCCGCTGTCCTACCTGACCAGTGAGAACCGGGACGTGTGGGCAGAGCTCAGGCAGAAGCTGCTGAGTGCTGGCAACGACGCGGCGCTGCGCAAGGTGGACTCGGCCGTGTTCTGCCTCTGCCTGGATGATGCACGCATGACGGACCTGGTGCACCTATCCCACAACATGTTGCACGGGGACGGCACCAACCGCTGGTTCGACAAGTCCTTCAACCTCATCCTGGCGGCGGACGGCACCGCTGCGGTCAACTTCGAGCATGCCTGGGGCGATGGGGTGGCAGTGCTCCGTTTTTTTAATGAGGTGTTTAAAGACAGCACTCAGAAGCCAGCCATCACGCCGCAGAGCCAGCCGGCCCGCACTGACTCCGCCTCCGCCGTGCAGAAACTCAACTTCCAGCTGAACGACACCTTAAAAACGGGGATCAGCTCCGCAAAGAAAAAGTTTGAGGCCACCATGAAGACCCTCACCATTGACTGCATCCAGTTCCAGAGAGGAGGCAAGGAGTTCCTGAAGCAGCAGAAGCTGAGCCCTGACTCGGTGGCCCAGCTGGCCTTCCAGATGGCCTTCCTGCGCCAGTACGGGCAGACGGTGGCCACCTACGAGTCCTGCAGCACCGCGGCGTTCAAGCACGGCCGCACAGAGACCATCCGCCCCGCCTCCATCTTCACCAAGCGCTGCGCCGAGGCCTTTGTCAAGGCCCCCGCCAAGCACAGCACTGCGGAGCTGCAGCAGATGTTGGCCGAGTGCTCCAAGTACCACAACCAGCTGACCAAGGAGGCGGCAATGG GCCAGGGCTTTGACCGACACCTGTTTGCTCTTCGGTGCCTGGCGGCAGCCAGAGATACCAGCCTGCCCGAACTATACCAGGACCCTGCGTATAAGCAGATAAACCACAACATCCTGTCCACAAGCACGCTGGCCAGTCCTGCAGTGAACCTTGGCGGCTTCGCTCCTGTTGTCCCTGATGGCTTCGGCGTTGGCTATGCTGTTCACGACAACTGGATAGGTTGCAACGTTTCCTCCTACCCCAGCCGCAATGCACGGGAGTTTCTCCACTGTGTGCAGAAGGCTTTGGAAGACATTTTTGATGCCTTAGAAGGCAAAGCCATCAAAACGTAA